In a genomic window of Streptomyces katrae:
- a CDS encoding SCO4402 family protein, with translation MIDHGIALPEHRLHIVPAVVALASPTWQREVWLDPDRFEDLDYTVHVLFDDFCDADDPLPWLGQCLRSEEEVELMARLGAAYGAVQEAVGAAARDEVYLDSPGWPGVVAAAARLAQVLVANDQAALSGLHAAGHRRPPGAEPVDGA, from the coding sequence GTGATCGATCACGGTATTGCGCTGCCTGAGCACCGCCTGCATATCGTGCCCGCGGTCGTGGCGCTGGCCAGTCCGACGTGGCAGCGGGAGGTGTGGCTCGATCCGGATCGGTTCGAGGACCTCGACTACACCGTGCACGTGCTCTTCGACGACTTCTGCGATGCGGACGACCCTCTGCCCTGGCTGGGGCAGTGCCTCCGCAGCGAGGAGGAGGTCGAGCTGATGGCACGACTCGGTGCTGCCTACGGCGCGGTACAGGAGGCGGTCGGCGCCGCCGCCCGCGACGAGGTCTATCTGGACTCGCCGGGTTGGCCGGGCGTGGTCGCCGCCGCGGCGCGGCTGGCCCAGGTGCTGGTGGCCAATGACCAGGCGGCGTTGAGCGGGTTGCACGCTGCCGGGCATCGCCGGCCGCCCGGCGCCGAGCCCGTCGACGGCGCTTAG
- a CDS encoding MFS transporter translates to MGAAMRRIQAGNALTAFGIGFTVPFLYIYVAQVRGLGSMAATSAFVAFALGALVALPFTGRVIDRRGPVPVVMGAAVAASAGALSLGLSSGVVPILLSALALGAGQAVMQPALATMIVWCSTPSTRTRAFALQFFMQNLGLGIGGLAGGQIVDVSRPGSFTLLFGIEAVMFLVLAAVIATVRMPQAPGIKDAVPKGQGAGGGWARLLRHKAMVQLCLLGFVLFFACYGQFESGLAAFGTEAAGISPSTLGFALAANTGAIVVAQFVVLKLVEKRRRSRVIALVGLIWTVAWLIAGFSGLGHGSATMAAAAFVSTYALFGIGEAMLSPTLAPLVADLAPEGSVGQYNSAFALVKQMALALGPLGVPLGAGVPMLYIGIFVLVSLGIAGLALRLGRQLSPAQDNPSLLGGRVVAQGPAVAGKGAERPAERVAV, encoded by the coding sequence ATGGGCGCTGCGATGCGGCGGATCCAGGCCGGGAACGCGCTGACCGCGTTCGGCATCGGTTTCACGGTTCCGTTCCTCTACATCTATGTGGCGCAGGTGCGGGGGCTGGGCTCCATGGCCGCCACGAGTGCGTTCGTGGCGTTCGCCCTGGGTGCTCTCGTCGCGCTGCCCTTCACCGGCCGGGTCATCGACCGGCGTGGTCCGGTGCCCGTGGTCATGGGTGCGGCCGTGGCCGCGTCCGCGGGTGCGCTCTCCCTCGGGCTCTCCTCCGGCGTGGTGCCGATCCTGCTGTCGGCCCTGGCGCTGGGTGCCGGGCAGGCCGTGATGCAGCCGGCGCTGGCCACGATGATCGTGTGGTGCTCGACCCCGTCGACCCGTACGCGTGCGTTCGCGCTGCAGTTCTTCATGCAGAACCTGGGGCTGGGCATCGGCGGGCTGGCCGGCGGCCAGATCGTCGACGTGAGCCGGCCGGGGAGCTTCACCCTGCTGTTCGGCATCGAGGCCGTGATGTTCCTGGTGCTGGCCGCGGTCATCGCCACCGTGCGGATGCCGCAGGCGCCCGGCATCAAGGACGCGGTGCCGAAGGGCCAGGGTGCGGGTGGCGGCTGGGCGCGGCTGCTGCGCCACAAGGCGATGGTGCAGCTGTGCCTGCTGGGCTTCGTGCTCTTCTTCGCCTGCTACGGACAGTTCGAGTCGGGTCTGGCTGCCTTCGGTACGGAGGCCGCGGGGATCTCCCCGTCCACGCTGGGGTTCGCGCTGGCCGCCAACACGGGTGCGATCGTCGTGGCGCAGTTCGTGGTGCTGAAGCTCGTCGAGAAGCGGCGGCGTTCGCGGGTCATCGCGCTGGTCGGGCTGATCTGGACCGTGGCGTGGCTGATCGCCGGGTTCTCGGGGCTGGGGCACGGCAGCGCGACGATGGCCGCCGCCGCGTTCGTGAGCACGTACGCGCTCTTCGGGATCGGTGAGGCGATGCTGTCGCCGACGCTGGCGCCGCTGGTGGCGGACCTGGCTCCGGAGGGTTCGGTCGGTCAGTACAACTCGGCGTTCGCGCTGGTCAAGCAGATGGCGCTGGCGCTGGGGCCGCTGGGCGTGCCGCTGGGCGCCGGGGTTCCGATGCTCTACATCGGGATCTTCGTGCTGGTGTCGCTGGGGATCGCCGGGCTGGCGCTGCGGCTGGGCCGGCAGCTGAGCCCGGCGCAGGACAACCCGTCATTGCTGGGCGGCCGGGTCGTGGCGCAGGGTCCGGCGGTGGCCGGCAAGGGTGCGGAGCGGCCGGCGGAGCGGGTGGCCGTGTAA
- a CDS encoding aldo/keto reductase has product MIDAGIRYLGELAVSAQGLGCMGMSHGYGDSDDAQSIATLNRALDLGVTLLDTADFYGSGHNEELIGRAVAGRRDEAVIATKFGFANRLGEPTVIRGDAAYVRQACEASLRRLGVDHIDLYYQHRVDPQVPIEETVGAMAELVQAGKVRHLGLSEAGAETIRRAHAVHPITALQSEWSLWTRDLEAEAAPVCRELGIGLVPFSPLGRGFLTGRYNSVEGLAETDLRRTQPRFADGNLDRNLAIVAKLEELAAAKGITAGQLALAWVQHRGEDVVPIPGTRREKYLEENIAALSVELTPEDLAAIEAAAPSEQIAGARYDATSLTFVDQ; this is encoded by the coding sequence ATGATCGACGCAGGCATCCGGTACTTGGGTGAACTCGCTGTGTCCGCACAGGGGTTGGGCTGCATGGGGATGAGCCACGGCTACGGGGACTCGGACGACGCGCAGTCGATCGCGACCCTCAACCGGGCCCTCGACCTCGGGGTGACCCTCCTGGACACCGCCGACTTCTACGGCTCCGGGCACAACGAGGAACTGATCGGGCGGGCCGTCGCCGGGCGGCGAGACGAGGCGGTCATCGCGACGAAGTTCGGCTTCGCCAACCGGCTGGGCGAGCCCACCGTGATCCGCGGCGACGCCGCCTACGTGCGCCAGGCGTGCGAGGCCTCGCTGCGACGCCTCGGGGTCGACCACATCGACCTCTACTACCAGCACCGGGTCGACCCGCAGGTGCCGATCGAGGAGACCGTCGGCGCCATGGCCGAGCTGGTCCAGGCCGGCAAGGTCCGCCACCTCGGGCTGTCGGAGGCCGGTGCGGAGACGATCCGCCGGGCCCACGCCGTGCACCCGATCACGGCGCTGCAGAGTGAGTGGTCCCTCTGGACCCGGGACCTGGAGGCGGAAGCTGCCCCGGTCTGCCGCGAACTCGGCATCGGCCTCGTCCCGTTCTCCCCGCTCGGCCGGGGCTTCCTCACCGGCCGCTACAACTCGGTCGAGGGCCTGGCGGAGACCGACCTACGGCGCACGCAGCCGAGGTTCGCCGACGGCAACCTCGACCGGAACCTGGCGATCGTCGCGAAGCTCGAGGAACTGGCCGCGGCCAAGGGCATCACCGCGGGCCAGCTCGCCCTGGCCTGGGTGCAGCACCGCGGCGAGGACGTCGTACCGATCCCCGGCACCCGGCGGGAGAAGTACCTCGAGGAGAACATCGCGGCGCTGTCCGTCGAGCTGACGCCCGAAGACCTGGCCGCCATCGAGGCCGCGGCCCCCAGCGAACAGATCGCGGGCGCCCGCTACGACGCGACGAGCCTGACCTTCGTCGACCAGTGA
- a CDS encoding MarR family winged helix-turn-helix transcriptional regulator, translated as MADTPDGATPVHEPSLDEQIAVYQREFQDLDPQVEKVVSALSRLNRRMNVAYGRQTAALGISNAEWEVLKALVLSGAPYRMGPSELAKQLSLTPAAMTHRIDRMTAEGLVTRERDESNRVRVIVELTDEGRSKWLDAMRAATVFEEDLLQDLSTAERGVLGDMLTRVLARVEDLQSRT; from the coding sequence ATGGCTGACACCCCCGACGGCGCCACGCCCGTCCACGAGCCGAGCCTCGACGAGCAGATCGCCGTCTACCAGCGCGAGTTCCAGGACCTGGACCCCCAGGTGGAGAAGGTCGTCTCGGCCCTCAGCCGCCTCAACCGCCGCATGAACGTCGCGTATGGCCGCCAGACGGCCGCCCTCGGCATCAGCAACGCGGAGTGGGAGGTCCTCAAGGCCCTGGTCCTCTCGGGCGCCCCGTACCGGATGGGCCCCAGCGAGCTCGCGAAGCAGCTGAGCCTGACGCCGGCGGCCATGACCCACCGGATCGACCGCATGACGGCCGAGGGCCTGGTCACCCGGGAGCGGGACGAGTCCAACCGGGTCCGCGTGATCGTGGAGCTGACGGACGAGGGCCGCAGCAAGTGGCTGGACGCGATGCGCGCGGCGACGGTGTTCGAGGAGGACCTCCTCCAGGACCTCTCCACCGCGGAGCGCGGAGTACTGGGGGACATGCTCACCCGGGTCCTGGCCCGCGTGGAGGACCTCCAGTCCCGCACCTGA
- a CDS encoding MarR family winged helix-turn-helix transcriptional regulator, with the protein MVKSQPSPPPSSSALAHIQSLPSWLVGRVAARGRGLVADAIAAEGLKLMQHAVLAATAEYGPVAQADLGRRLAVDPKDMVGILNHLQEAGLVLRAPDPADRRKNAVTVTPEGEAALARCATLAEEANEQLLAPLTADEQGVLMELLRRVHEAPTSF; encoded by the coding sequence ATGGTCAAGTCCCAGCCCTCACCGCCCCCTTCGTCCTCGGCCCTCGCGCACATCCAGTCCCTGCCCAGTTGGCTCGTTGGCCGCGTCGCGGCGCGCGGGCGGGGCCTGGTCGCCGACGCGATCGCGGCGGAGGGGCTGAAGCTGATGCAGCACGCGGTGCTGGCCGCAACTGCCGAGTACGGTCCCGTCGCACAGGCGGACCTCGGCCGCCGGCTCGCGGTGGACCCGAAGGACATGGTCGGGATCCTCAACCACCTCCAAGAGGCGGGCCTGGTCCTGCGGGCCCCGGACCCGGCCGACCGCCGCAAGAACGCGGTGACGGTGACCCCGGAGGGAGAGGCGGCCCTGGCCCGCTGCGCCACCCTCGCGGAGGAGGCGAACGAGCAGCTCCTGGCGCCGCTGACGGCGGATGAGCAGGGCGTGTTGATGGAGCTGTTGAGGCGTGTCCATGAGGCCCCCACCTCGTTTTGA
- a CDS encoding Cmx/CmrA family chloramphenicol efflux MFS transporter produces the protein MPLPLYLLAMAVFAMGTSEFMLAGLLPDIASDLDVTVGTAGALTSAFATGMIVGAPLVAALARNWPRRSSLLGFVLAFAAAHALGAITTSFPVLLATRVVAALANAGFLAVALTAAATLVSPDRKGRALAVLLSGTTVATIAGVPGGSVLGTVLGWRATFWAVAALCLPAALGILRGIPAGGDGDEATGRPALRAELAQLARPRLILVMVLGALVNAATFGSLTFLAPVVTDRAGLGELWVSVALVLFGVGSSVGVAVAGRLSDRRPGPVIAVGGPLLLIGWPALAMLANEPVALFILVFVQGALSFALGSTLITRVLYEAAEAPTMAGSYATAALNVGAAVGPVIAAATLGTEAGDRGPLWASGLLVAVALLIAFPLLTAITAGRSTKVLR, from the coding sequence ATGCCTCTCCCGCTGTACCTGCTTGCCATGGCGGTCTTCGCCATGGGCACCTCGGAGTTCATGCTCGCCGGCCTCTTGCCGGACATCGCCTCGGACCTTGACGTCACGGTCGGGACAGCAGGAGCCCTCACCTCGGCCTTCGCGACCGGCATGATCGTCGGGGCCCCCTTGGTGGCCGCGCTTGCCCGTAACTGGCCCAGGCGCTCCAGCCTCCTCGGGTTCGTCCTCGCTTTCGCAGCAGCTCACGCCTTGGGCGCCATCACCACAAGCTTCCCCGTCCTGCTCGCCACCCGAGTCGTCGCCGCGCTCGCGAACGCAGGGTTCCTTGCCGTCGCTCTGACGGCTGCCGCCACGCTGGTCTCGCCCGACAGGAAGGGACGCGCGCTGGCCGTGCTGCTGTCCGGCACGACGGTGGCCACGATCGCCGGTGTCCCCGGTGGGTCGGTGCTCGGCACGGTTCTCGGCTGGCGGGCCACCTTCTGGGCTGTCGCCGCTCTCTGCCTGCCGGCAGCTCTCGGCATCCTGAGGGGAATCCCAGCAGGAGGCGACGGGGATGAGGCGACTGGAAGGCCGGCGTTGCGAGCGGAGCTCGCTCAGCTCGCACGGCCGCGGTTGATTCTGGTGATGGTGCTTGGCGCGCTGGTGAACGCGGCAACCTTCGGAAGCCTCACCTTCCTCGCCCCCGTGGTGACCGACAGAGCCGGGCTGGGCGAGTTGTGGGTCTCTGTCGCTCTGGTGCTTTTCGGCGTCGGTTCATCCGTGGGCGTCGCCGTCGCCGGCCGGCTGTCCGACCGGCGTCCTGGTCCGGTCATCGCAGTCGGCGGTCCGTTGCTGCTCATCGGCTGGCCGGCCCTGGCGATGCTGGCCAACGAGCCGGTCGCCCTGTTCATCCTCGTGTTCGTGCAGGGCGCACTGTCGTTCGCGCTGGGCAGCACGCTGATCACACGGGTCCTCTACGAGGCCGCGGAAGCCCCCACCATGGCCGGCTCGTATGCGACGGCGGCGCTCAACGTGGGCGCCGCCGTCGGCCCCGTCATCGCTGCGGCCACCCTCGGCACGGAAGCCGGAGACCGCGGGCCGCTCTGGGCAAGCGGGCTCCTGGTCGCGGTAGCGCTGCTCATCGCGTTCCCTCTCCTCACCGCCATCACGGCCGGCCGAAGCACCAAGGTGCTCCGGTGA
- a CDS encoding quinone oxidoreductase family protein, translated as MLRIRHEVNGGPEVLFAEEVDRPEAAPGELLVRTGAIGVTLPTVRKVREGSGPVSFGGEVAGTVVSTGADVTGFAVGDRVTGLCFADAYAEYAVLNAALATTVPDDATAVDAVALVRSGLVARGAFEAGRVQPGQSVLITAAASAVGTLALQLAKAGGAGRVVAAVGSADKADFVRGLGADEVVLYEDADWGAPYDVILDGVGGELLGPAVRALAMGGRLVAFSSGGGTVEAYELLVRGASVIGFQMRAIALGRPDLYARWQRELWEQRAAGTLRTTVHEEIPLAEAARAHAVIEQRRNRGKVVLVP; from the coding sequence GTGCTGCGCATCCGCCACGAGGTCAACGGTGGGCCGGAAGTCCTGTTCGCCGAAGAGGTCGACCGCCCGGAGGCGGCCCCCGGGGAGCTGCTCGTCCGTACCGGGGCGATCGGCGTCACGCTGCCCACCGTCCGCAAGGTCCGCGAGGGCAGCGGGCCTGTCTCGTTCGGCGGGGAGGTCGCCGGGACCGTCGTCTCCACCGGCGCGGACGTCACCGGCTTCGCCGTCGGCGACCGCGTCACCGGACTGTGCTTCGCCGACGCCTACGCCGAGTACGCCGTCCTGAACGCCGCGCTCGCCACCACCGTCCCGGACGACGCCACCGCCGTGGACGCGGTCGCCCTCGTCCGCAGCGGGCTCGTGGCGCGCGGGGCGTTCGAGGCCGGGCGGGTACAGCCCGGCCAGTCGGTGCTCATCACGGCGGCGGCCAGCGCGGTGGGCACCCTCGCCCTCCAGCTCGCCAAGGCCGGAGGGGCGGGACGGGTCGTCGCCGCCGTCGGCAGCGCCGACAAGGCCGACTTCGTGCGCGGGCTGGGCGCCGACGAGGTCGTGCTGTACGAGGACGCCGACTGGGGAGCCCCGTACGACGTCATCCTCGACGGCGTCGGCGGCGAGCTGCTGGGCCCGGCCGTGCGCGCCCTGGCCATGGGCGGCCGGCTGGTGGCCTTCAGCTCCGGCGGCGGCACGGTGGAGGCGTACGAGCTGCTGGTGCGCGGCGCCTCGGTGATCGGCTTCCAGATGCGGGCCATCGCCCTCGGCCGACCCGACCTGTACGCCCGCTGGCAGCGCGAGCTCTGGGAGCAGCGCGCAGCCGGCACCCTGCGCACCACTGTCCACGAGGAGATCCCCCTCGCGGAGGCGGCTCGCGCCCACGCGGTCATCGAGCAGCGCCGCAACCGCGGCAAGGTGGTCCTCGTCCCCTAG
- a CDS encoding ATP-binding SpoIIE family protein phosphatase: MNFTRWSARLPGTQRRAAARNEHAAAQAKRGEGSVPAARGAAAHPAAPPEGSPADATVSGTGTAPLPAAPALDELSVKEVLGLLPALVALVHGPEHRVAYVNDAYTAGFGPRTTGAPAHLALPELGELGLLPLLDQVQRSGKPRTAKNRQAPGGGSSYTVTCTPVRFPKADTDGRPDPHHTGILVHLADVTDHAEAVDRLRASERRQREAAVTLQRSLLPQELEQPDDLRISATYQPGGTEAAVGGDWYDVITLGAGRTALVMGDVMGRGVRAAAVMGQLRTAVRAYARLDLPPHEVLQLLDGLAAEIDASQIATCVYAVHDPNEGLLAYASAGHLPILVRDEDGTVRRAADPTGPPLGTGGWLHTSGTIALGPGSTAVLYTDGLVERRGEDIDEGVSALERALAGAQGTPAIICDRLMRALGVDADHDDDVAVMVLQQPARTGADAELFHNAALELLGGVEAAPRARAFAQGVLTSWRFPIELRDLGVLAASELVANSLQHGTPPMRLRLRRTDRRLIVEVTDGDDHLPRRRRAEPGDETGRGISIIATIASAWGSRRTPGGGKAVWCEFALPDT; the protein is encoded by the coding sequence GAAGGCTCCGTCCCGGCAGCCCGCGGCGCCGCCGCCCACCCCGCCGCGCCCCCCGAGGGCAGTCCCGCCGACGCCACCGTCTCCGGCACCGGCACGGCCCCGCTCCCCGCCGCACCCGCCCTCGACGAGCTCTCCGTCAAGGAGGTCCTCGGCCTCCTCCCCGCCCTCGTCGCCCTCGTCCACGGCCCCGAGCACCGCGTCGCCTACGTCAACGACGCCTACACCGCCGGCTTCGGCCCCCGCACCACCGGCGCCCCCGCACACCTCGCCCTCCCCGAACTCGGCGAGCTCGGCCTGCTCCCCCTCCTCGACCAGGTCCAGCGCAGCGGCAAACCCCGCACCGCCAAGAACCGCCAGGCCCCCGGCGGCGGCAGCTCCTACACCGTCACCTGCACCCCCGTACGGTTCCCCAAGGCCGACACCGACGGCCGGCCCGACCCCCACCACACCGGGATCCTCGTCCACCTCGCCGACGTCACCGACCACGCCGAAGCCGTCGACCGCCTCCGCGCCAGCGAACGCCGCCAGCGCGAAGCCGCCGTCACCCTCCAGCGCTCCCTCCTCCCGCAGGAACTCGAACAGCCCGACGACCTCCGCATCTCCGCCACCTACCAGCCCGGCGGCACCGAAGCCGCCGTCGGCGGCGACTGGTACGACGTCATCACCCTCGGCGCCGGCCGCACCGCCCTCGTCATGGGCGACGTCATGGGCCGCGGGGTGCGCGCCGCCGCCGTCATGGGCCAGCTGCGCACCGCCGTCCGCGCCTACGCCCGCCTCGACCTGCCCCCGCACGAGGTGCTCCAGCTCCTCGACGGACTCGCCGCCGAGATCGACGCCAGCCAGATCGCCACCTGCGTCTACGCCGTCCACGACCCCAACGAAGGCCTCCTCGCCTACGCCTCCGCCGGCCACCTCCCCATCCTCGTCCGCGACGAAGACGGCACCGTCCGCCGCGCCGCCGACCCCACCGGCCCCCCGCTCGGCACCGGCGGCTGGCTCCACACCTCCGGCACCATCGCGCTGGGCCCCGGCTCCACCGCCGTCCTCTACACCGACGGCCTCGTCGAACGCCGCGGCGAGGACATCGACGAAGGCGTCTCCGCCCTCGAACGCGCCCTCGCCGGAGCCCAGGGCACCCCCGCGATCATCTGCGACCGCCTCATGCGCGCCCTCGGCGTCGACGCCGACCACGACGACGACGTCGCCGTCATGGTCCTCCAGCAGCCCGCCCGCACCGGAGCCGACGCCGAGCTCTTCCACAACGCCGCCCTCGAACTCCTCGGCGGCGTCGAGGCCGCCCCCCGCGCCCGCGCCTTCGCCCAGGGCGTCCTCACCTCCTGGCGCTTCCCCATCGAGCTCCGCGACCTCGGCGTCCTCGCCGCCAGCGAACTCGTCGCGAACTCCCTCCAGCACGGCACCCCGCCCATGCGCCTGCGCCTGCGCCGCACCGACCGCCGCCTGATCGTCGAGGTCACCGACGGCGACGACCACCTCCCGCGCCGCCGCCGCGCCGAACCGGGCGACGAGACCGGCCGCGGCATCTCGATCATCGCCACCATCGCCTCGGCCTGGGGCTCCCGCCGCACCCCCGGCGGCGGCAAGGCCGTCTGGTGCGAGTTCGCCCTCCCCGACACATAG
- a CDS encoding IS1182 family transposase: MWATCRELIPAGSVFAFLAEHRGRLFPAAMFADMYPSANGRPSMPPQILAAAITLQALHGMSDFETVQELRCDLRWKAACGLGLHDTAFDPSLLAYFRRRLARSTSPNRAFEAVREVVKATGVLRGKHRRALDSTVLDDAVATQDTVTQIIGAIRVVIREVPGGAEAAAAQCTAHDYTDPGKPRITWNDAQARANLVDALVGDAVRLLGHLPEQELGEKAANAVGILALVAGQDVEPAEDSDGRDGRWRITQGTAPDRMISTVDPESRHIHKTRSHQQDGYKAHLAVEPETGLYTAVALRPGAGPEHHEAAVGLELLAEEDTPVDAFGDTAYSTGDARQALEEAGHRLFLKPAPLRPAVPDGFTLDDFAIDTSAATVTCPQGHTVGLSEPGGRHHQRRAVFGNVCTRCPLREQCTKAKAGRVLTIRPHHDLQAAARRQAATDPAWQADYRRWRPPVERAVAWLVHHGNRRLRYRGTISNNAWLHTRAAALNLRRLINLGLTHTGGTWHLAPAIT, encoded by the coding sequence GTGTGGGCGACGTGCCGGGAGTTGATTCCGGCTGGGAGTGTGTTCGCGTTCCTGGCCGAGCACCGTGGCCGGTTGTTCCCCGCGGCGATGTTCGCGGACATGTATCCGTCGGCGAACGGGCGGCCGTCCATGCCGCCGCAGATTCTGGCCGCGGCGATCACATTGCAGGCCCTGCACGGCATGTCGGACTTCGAGACGGTCCAGGAACTGCGGTGTGACCTGCGGTGGAAGGCCGCGTGCGGGCTGGGACTGCATGACACCGCGTTCGACCCGTCGCTTCTGGCGTACTTCCGGCGCCGGCTGGCCCGCTCCACCAGCCCGAACCGGGCCTTCGAGGCCGTGCGGGAGGTCGTGAAGGCCACCGGTGTCCTCAGGGGCAAGCACCGGCGGGCACTGGACTCCACCGTGCTGGACGACGCGGTCGCCACCCAGGACACCGTCACCCAGATCATCGGCGCCATCCGGGTGGTGATCCGGGAAGTCCCCGGCGGCGCCGAGGCTGCCGCCGCGCAGTGCACCGCCCACGACTACACCGACCCGGGCAAACCCCGCATCACCTGGAACGATGCCCAGGCACGAGCCAACCTGGTCGACGCGCTCGTCGGCGACGCGGTCAGACTGCTCGGGCATCTGCCCGAGCAGGAACTGGGCGAGAAGGCAGCGAACGCGGTCGGCATCCTCGCGCTGGTCGCCGGGCAGGACGTGGAACCGGCCGAGGACTCCGACGGCCGTGACGGCCGCTGGCGCATCACCCAAGGGACCGCCCCGGACCGGATGATCTCCACCGTCGACCCCGAGTCCCGGCACATCCACAAGACCCGCTCCCATCAGCAGGACGGATACAAGGCCCACCTCGCCGTCGAGCCGGAGACCGGGTTATACACCGCCGTCGCCCTGCGGCCCGGGGCCGGGCCAGAGCACCACGAGGCAGCCGTCGGCCTTGAACTGCTGGCCGAGGAGGACACCCCGGTGGACGCCTTCGGTGACACCGCCTACTCCACCGGCGACGCCCGCCAGGCCCTCGAAGAGGCCGGACACCGGCTGTTCCTCAAACCCGCCCCGCTGCGGCCGGCCGTCCCAGACGGCTTCACCCTCGACGACTTCGCCATCGACACCTCGGCCGCCACCGTGACCTGCCCCCAAGGCCACACCGTCGGCCTGTCCGAGCCCGGCGGCCGCCACCACCAGCGCAGGGCCGTCTTCGGGAACGTGTGCACCCGATGCCCGCTGCGTGAGCAGTGCACCAAGGCCAAAGCCGGACGCGTCCTGACCATCCGCCCCCACCACGATCTCCAAGCCGCGGCCCGCCGCCAGGCCGCCACCGACCCCGCCTGGCAGGCCGACTACCGCCGCTGGCGGCCACCAGTCGAACGTGCCGTCGCCTGGCTCGTCCACCACGGCAACCGCCGACTCCGCTACCGGGGCACCATCAGCAACAACGCCTGGCTCCACACCCGAGCAGCCGCCCTCAACCTCCGCCGCCTGATCAACCTCGGACTCACTCACACAGGCGGCACCTGGCACCTCGCACCGGCCATCACATAA